A stretch of Acidobacteriota bacterium DNA encodes these proteins:
- a CDS encoding zf-HC2 domain-containing protein: protein MTEHCAAFTALLVRAAEDVLPAEDRARLDTHLLDCPACREDWPISARCARGYWPNPSGARRSGSTAA, encoded by the coding sequence ATGACTGAACATTGCGCGGCATTCACGGCATTGCTGGTGCGGGCAGCCGAAGACGTGCTGCCGGCCGAAGACCGGGCTCGCCTTGACACCCACCTTCTCGACTGCCCGGCCTGCCGCGAGGACTGGCCGATCAGCGCGCGGTGCGCGCGCGGCTACTGGCCGAACCCGTCGGGGGCGCGTCGCTCGGGTTCGACCGCCGCGTGA
- a CDS encoding ATP-binding protein produces the protein MNDFEKLGLFYLGRPVDPATGTTVPEPFLLDSRDLTTHAVCVGMTGSGKTGLCLAMLEEAAIDGIPVIAIDPKGDVGNLLLSFPSLDAASFAPWVSADEAARAGVTVEAHAEREATKWREGLANWGQDGARIAKMRAAADFVVYTPGSKAGTPLSVLSSLAAPPPAVRDDAEVVGDKVSSVVAALLSLLGIDADPLTSRDHILLSTIVNAAWADGRDLSLSDLIQQIQQPPMTRVGVMELESFYPQNDRFAFATRLNNLLAAPGFAAWLEGEPLDIGSLLYNAQGKPKVSIISVAHLDDAERMFVVSLILGEIVAWMRTQPGTTSLRALVYMDEVFGFLPPVANPPSKRPLLTLFKQARAFGVGVCLATQNPVDLDYKALSNAGTWLIGRLQTDRDRARLLDGLEGAAGGALDRAEAESAITGLGKRRFLVHNVHAKAPVVIESRWCMSYLRGPLTRDDFKRLSRPAGVTAGQPESVPARAATATASPGEPTALSGARPLLPPDIPQLFDGAGAAGATWSPALYGAAQITFADAKRGVDETQTVAIAVPLQSGMPVIDWEAGVETDVLPRQLVADAPAGGSFAPLPTQAQQVKAFAKLAADLDRWLGRTRRLTLLRHAGLGVVSRAGESERDFRIRLAAAARESRDAVVDKLRTKYASKLNTATEKVRRAEMAFGKEQQDVAQHKVQTGLSVASTLGAAVLGAVFGRRGGITAGTIGKASTTAKGWMRGSKEQEDVSRAQQNLDAARQALADLEAEVASAIEAAAAGSAAGSVEDALETITIAPKRGGIHVQVVAILWTTG, from the coding sequence ATGAACGACTTCGAGAAGCTCGGCCTGTTCTACCTCGGACGGCCGGTAGACCCGGCCACCGGCACCACCGTGCCCGAACCCTTCCTGCTGGACTCACGCGACCTGACCACCCACGCCGTCTGCGTCGGCATGACGGGCAGTGGCAAGACCGGGTTGTGCCTCGCGATGCTTGAAGAGGCGGCCATCGATGGCATCCCCGTCATTGCGATCGACCCGAAAGGTGATGTCGGCAATTTGCTCCTGTCGTTCCCGTCACTCGACGCGGCGTCCTTTGCACCGTGGGTGAGCGCCGATGAAGCGGCCCGCGCAGGTGTGACCGTAGAAGCGCATGCCGAGCGCGAAGCCACCAAGTGGCGCGAGGGATTGGCCAACTGGGGGCAGGACGGAGCCCGCATCGCGAAGATGCGTGCCGCTGCAGACTTCGTGGTCTACACGCCCGGGTCGAAGGCCGGCACCCCACTGTCAGTGCTGAGTTCGCTCGCGGCGCCGCCACCGGCGGTGCGCGACGATGCCGAGGTGGTGGGCGACAAGGTGTCGAGTGTCGTGGCCGCGCTCCTGAGTCTGCTGGGCATCGACGCCGACCCGCTGACCAGCCGCGATCACATCCTCCTCTCCACCATCGTCAACGCCGCGTGGGCGGACGGGCGCGATCTGAGTCTCAGTGATCTGATCCAGCAGATTCAACAGCCGCCGATGACCCGCGTCGGCGTGATGGAGCTGGAGTCGTTTTATCCGCAAAACGATCGCTTCGCGTTCGCCACGCGCCTGAACAACCTGCTGGCGGCTCCCGGTTTCGCGGCTTGGCTTGAAGGCGAGCCCCTCGACATCGGTAGCCTCCTCTACAACGCTCAGGGCAAGCCCAAGGTCAGCATCATCTCTGTCGCGCATCTCGACGATGCGGAGCGGATGTTTGTGGTGTCGCTGATCCTGGGTGAAATCGTCGCGTGGATGCGCACACAACCGGGAACCACAAGCCTGCGTGCGTTGGTCTACATGGACGAGGTCTTCGGCTTCCTGCCGCCGGTGGCCAACCCGCCATCAAAGCGTCCATTGTTGACGTTGTTCAAACAGGCCCGCGCGTTTGGAGTGGGTGTGTGCTTGGCTACGCAAAATCCCGTGGACCTCGATTACAAGGCGCTGTCGAACGCCGGCACGTGGCTCATCGGCCGGCTGCAGACTGATCGTGATCGGGCGCGACTGCTTGATGGCCTGGAGGGCGCAGCTGGTGGCGCATTGGATCGCGCGGAGGCGGAAAGCGCGATTACGGGACTCGGCAAGCGGCGCTTCCTGGTGCACAACGTCCATGCGAAGGCGCCGGTCGTCATCGAGAGCCGCTGGTGCATGTCGTATCTGCGCGGCCCGCTCACGCGCGACGACTTCAAGCGCTTGTCCCGTCCTGCCGGTGTGACCGCCGGCCAGCCCGAGTCCGTTCCGGCGCGAGCCGCCACGGCGACGGCGAGCCCTGGGGAGCCGACCGCGCTGTCGGGCGCGCGGCCCCTGTTGCCGCCCGACATCCCGCAGTTGTTTGATGGCGCCGGTGCGGCTGGTGCCACGTGGTCGCCAGCACTCTACGGTGCGGCGCAGATCACGTTCGCCGATGCGAAGCGCGGCGTTGACGAAACACAGACGGTGGCGATCGCCGTACCCCTGCAGTCCGGCATGCCGGTCATTGATTGGGAGGCCGGCGTCGAAACGGACGTGCTGCCGCGGCAACTGGTGGCAGACGCGCCTGCGGGTGGCTCGTTTGCGCCGCTGCCCACTCAGGCGCAGCAGGTGAAAGCGTTCGCAAAGCTCGCGGCGGATCTGGACCGATGGCTCGGCCGCACCAGGCGCTTGACGCTGCTGCGCCACGCGGGCCTGGGCGTGGTGTCACGCGCCGGTGAGAGCGAGCGCGACTTCCGGATTCGCCTCGCGGCCGCCGCGCGGGAATCGCGCGACGCGGTTGTGGACAAGCTGCGCACGAAGTACGCGTCGAAGCTGAATACCGCCACCGAGAAAGTGCGTCGTGCCGAAATGGCGTTCGGCAAGGAACAGCAGGACGTGGCGCAGCACAAAGTGCAGACGGGCCTGTCGGTGGCAAGCACGCTGGGCGCTGCCGTGCTCGGCGCCGTCTTCGGCCGTCGTGGCGGGATCACCGCCGGCACGATCGGCAAGGCGTCCACCACGGCCAAGGGCTGGATGCGCGGATCGAAGGAACAGGAAGACGTCTCGCGCGCGCAGCAGAATCTGGACGCCGCCCGTCAGGCGCTCGCTGACCTGGAGGCCGAAGTGGCGTCGGCGATCGAGGCCGCGGCCGCCGGCAGCGCAGCCGGGTCGGTTGAGGACGCGCTCGAAACCATCACCATTGCGCCAAAGCGTGGCGGCATCCACGTGCAGGTGGTGGCCATCCTCTGGACGACGGGGTAG
- a CDS encoding AAA family ATPase, whose protein sequence is MRPPSIPSAPDQPLYEQFFGLREQPFALTSDPRFIYLSESHKRAYQELLTGLRRREGLLLLTADTGMGKTTLCRAVIDALGARTFSALILNPYMTDAEVVRVILRDFGLGDAGRYPQGAFANADMPQLLDTLEQFLQSLIPLNSYAVVIIDEAQSLPARVIDQIRQLGAYEQDGQRLMQIILAGQPALNDTLRTDAMRAVDGRVSRRAVLGALSPAEVEGYIQHRLSVAGGRETVTFPAESARAVAELTDGVPRRINLLCDRALEEGRVAGTSVISPAVVRRAARLLSGAEAEPGEVEAPVVFDHTPVVADEGMNAALDHGLAVEETSDLLLPEPEPRRWFVPIGGAVLALALAYFGWTTVEGMATSRPDLPAAPPRAMARVPDKRPLPTDDDVRYVMQEIARADRAR, encoded by the coding sequence GTGCGGCCACCTTCCATCCCGTCGGCGCCAGACCAACCGCTGTACGAGCAGTTCTTCGGCTTGCGTGAGCAGCCATTCGCGCTGACGAGCGACCCGCGTTTCATCTATCTCAGCGAGTCTCACAAACGCGCATATCAGGAACTGCTCACGGGGCTGCGGCGCCGCGAGGGGCTCCTGCTGCTGACGGCCGACACCGGGATGGGCAAGACCACGTTGTGCCGCGCGGTGATTGATGCGCTCGGTGCACGCACGTTTTCCGCACTCATCCTGAATCCCTATATGACTGACGCGGAAGTGGTGCGGGTGATCCTGCGCGACTTCGGCCTGGGTGACGCGGGACGATATCCGCAAGGGGCGTTCGCGAACGCGGACATGCCGCAACTGCTGGACACGCTGGAGCAGTTCCTGCAATCGCTGATCCCACTCAACTCGTATGCCGTGGTGATCATCGACGAAGCTCAGAGTCTGCCGGCGCGGGTCATCGACCAGATTCGCCAGCTCGGGGCCTACGAGCAGGATGGCCAGCGGCTGATGCAAATCATCCTGGCCGGACAACCGGCGCTCAACGACACGTTACGCACGGATGCCATGCGCGCCGTGGACGGCCGCGTGTCGCGCCGCGCCGTGCTGGGCGCGTTGTCGCCGGCCGAGGTGGAAGGCTACATCCAGCACCGGCTCAGCGTGGCGGGCGGGCGTGAAACCGTGACCTTCCCCGCCGAGAGTGCCCGGGCCGTGGCCGAACTCACCGACGGTGTGCCCCGCCGTATCAACCTGCTGTGCGATCGCGCGCTCGAAGAGGGACGCGTGGCCGGCACGAGCGTGATCAGCCCGGCCGTGGTGCGTCGCGCGGCGCGACTGCTTTCGGGCGCCGAGGCCGAACCAGGCGAAGTGGAAGCTCCAGTGGTGTTCGACCACACGCCGGTGGTGGCCGACGAGGGCATGAATGCGGCCCTGGACCACGGGCTGGCGGTGGAAGAGACGTCTGATCTCCTCCTGCCTGAGCCTGAGCCCCGTCGGTGGTTCGTTCCGATTGGCGGCGCGGTGCTCGCGCTGGCGCTGGCCTACTTCGGTTGGACCACGGTGGAGGGCATGGCGACCAGCCGGCCGGACTTGCCGGCCGCGCCACCTCGCGCGATGGCCCGCGTCCCAGACAAGCGTCCACTGCCGACCGACGACGATGTGCGGTACGTGATGCAGGAAATCGCGCGCGCCGATCGCGCGCGGTAA
- a CDS encoding sigma-70 family RNA polymerase sigma factor, with protein sequence MDLDLQLVGKAREGDLDAFGDLVSRHQHRLVHFLRMMMSSAADREAAEDVAQEAFLRAFRSLGQFRGQSTFKTWLYQIATNVARTQVSRRRDRKEDQEPETRPDLPSGENVERRVIAHDQLRRALAELPDDWREAVILRDIEGLEYREIADVLGIPMGTVESRIFRGRQRLKAALQEPHHD encoded by the coding sequence ATGGATCTTGACCTCCAATTGGTCGGCAAGGCCCGTGAAGGCGACCTGGACGCGTTCGGCGACCTGGTGAGCCGGCACCAGCACCGGCTTGTGCATTTTTTGCGAATGATGATGTCGAGCGCCGCCGATCGGGAAGCCGCAGAAGACGTGGCACAAGAGGCGTTCCTGCGCGCCTTCCGTTCACTCGGGCAATTTCGCGGGCAGAGCACGTTCAAGACGTGGCTTTACCAGATTGCCACCAACGTCGCGCGCACCCAGGTGTCACGACGCCGGGATCGGAAGGAAGATCAGGAGCCCGAAACGCGGCCCGACCTGCCGAGCGGCGAAAACGTGGAGCGCCGGGTCATTGCGCACGACCAGTTGCGGCGGGCGCTGGCCGAGTTGCCAGACGACTGGCGCGAAGCCGTGATTTTGCGCGACATTGAAGGACTGGAATACCGAGAGATCGCTGACGTGCTGGGTATTCCGATGGGCACAGTGGAGTCGAGAATTTTCAGGGGACGGCAGCGGCTGAAAGCCGCGCTTCAGGAGCCACATCATGACTGA